Proteins from a genomic interval of Danio rerio strain Tuebingen ecotype United States chromosome 4, GRCz12tu, whole genome shotgun sequence:
- the wu:fa05b01 gene encoding uncharacterized protein wu:fa05b01 isoform X1, protein MYMKWSTSFIQVILRIKCPNTEKTPAEATDLHTVIKMAFIKVESEDLRIEDTFTVEHEDPQEQTDLMVPKEETHELNERIEKHQDITTAEIPPLTKKKRGRPRKSKSECIFTCHQCGTTFNRKHNLKVHMRVHTGEKPYTCEQCGKSFAKAHVFNGHMKIHTGERPHTCQHCGKGFYRTGNFAIHMRLHTGEKPYVCTECSRGFICKSTLKYHMISHAKKKPFPCEQCGKSFTTKSSFMNHMNYHTGTIVFTCDQCGKSLARKDSIKQHMKNHSREQRFRCSECGKDFKHKRSLGTHMKLHNGEQSPQN, encoded by the exons ATGTATatgaaatggagtactagttttattCAGGTTATATTGAG gataaagtgtccaaacacagagaaaactcctgctgaagcgactgatctccacactgttataaagatggcgtttattaaagtgGAGAGTGAAGACCTGAGGATTGAGGACACATTCACTGTTGAACATGAAGAtccgcaggaacaaacag accTGATGGTGCCGAAAGAAGAGACTCATGAACTGAATGAAAGGATAGAGAAACACCAAGACATAACGACTGCTGAAATACCCCCACTGACTAAGAAGAAACGCGGAAGACCTCGGAAGTCCAAATCCGAGTGTATTTTCACTTGTCATCAATGCGGAACCACTTTCAATCGAAAACACAAccttaaagtccacatgagagttcacacgggggagaaaccttacacctgtgAGCAGTGCGGGAAGAGTTTTGCCAAAGCTCACGTGTTTAATGGCCACATGaaaattcacactggagagaggccgcaCACATGCCAACATTGTGGGAAAGGCTTCTATCGCACAGGGAACTTTGCAATTCACATGAGActtcacactggggagaagccttaCGTATGCACAGAGTGCAGTAGAGGTTTCATATGCAAGAGCACACTCAAATACCACATGATAAGTCACGCCAAAAAGAAGCCGTTTCCATGCgagcagtgtggaaagagcttcacaaccaaatCTAGCTTCATGAACCACATGAATTatcacactggaaccatagtgtttACATGTGATCAGTGCGGAAAGAGTCTCGCACGCAAAGACTCcattaagcaacacatgaagaATCACTCAAGAGAGCAACGAtttagatgcagtgagtgtggaaaggaCTTTAAACATAAACGAAGCCTCGGCACccacatgaagcttcacaatggagagcagagTCCTCAAAATTGA
- the wu:fa05b01 gene encoding uncharacterized protein wu:fa05b01 isoform X2, with product MAFIKVESEDLRIEDTFTVEHEDPQEQTDLMVPKEETHELNERIEKHQDITTAEIPPLTKKKRGRPRKSKSECIFTCHQCGTTFNRKHNLKVHMRVHTGEKPYTCEQCGKSFAKAHVFNGHMKIHTGERPHTCQHCGKGFYRTGNFAIHMRLHTGEKPYVCTECSRGFICKSTLKYHMISHAKKKPFPCEQCGKSFTTKSSFMNHMNYHTGTIVFTCDQCGKSLARKDSIKQHMKNHSREQRFRCSECGKDFKHKRSLGTHMKLHNGEQSPQN from the exons atggcgtttattaaagtgGAGAGTGAAGACCTGAGGATTGAGGACACATTCACTGTTGAACATGAAGAtccgcaggaacaaacag accTGATGGTGCCGAAAGAAGAGACTCATGAACTGAATGAAAGGATAGAGAAACACCAAGACATAACGACTGCTGAAATACCCCCACTGACTAAGAAGAAACGCGGAAGACCTCGGAAGTCCAAATCCGAGTGTATTTTCACTTGTCATCAATGCGGAACCACTTTCAATCGAAAACACAAccttaaagtccacatgagagttcacacgggggagaaaccttacacctgtgAGCAGTGCGGGAAGAGTTTTGCCAAAGCTCACGTGTTTAATGGCCACATGaaaattcacactggagagaggccgcaCACATGCCAACATTGTGGGAAAGGCTTCTATCGCACAGGGAACTTTGCAATTCACATGAGActtcacactggggagaagccttaCGTATGCACAGAGTGCAGTAGAGGTTTCATATGCAAGAGCACACTCAAATACCACATGATAAGTCACGCCAAAAAGAAGCCGTTTCCATGCgagcagtgtggaaagagcttcacaaccaaatCTAGCTTCATGAACCACATGAATTatcacactggaaccatagtgtttACATGTGATCAGTGCGGAAAGAGTCTCGCACGCAAAGACTCcattaagcaacacatgaagaATCACTCAAGAGAGCAACGAtttagatgcagtgagtgtggaaaggaCTTTAAACATAAACGAAGCCTCGGCACccacatgaagcttcacaatggagagcagagTCCTCAAAATTGA